In Heterodontus francisci isolate sHetFra1 unplaced genomic scaffold, sHetFra1.hap1 HAP1_SCAFFOLD_518, whole genome shotgun sequence, a single window of DNA contains:
- the LOC137361986 gene encoding rab GTPase-binding effector protein 2-like isoform X1, translating into MNPGDMEGCGGGGSSGGDSAAGEGGDPTGCSMEALRAQLSEALAEIENIKAIATVSESTKQEAIDRVKQHCQEEVASLQAIVKDSISNYEAQLKNMEKERSQWRQYQDSREREIAQLRRHFSGNIPQDSLENDMRKAQEDAERLRSIVMPMEQEIAALKQKLAKAEGQLCAESLHGPFAQHCEEDLLWREEPSAPRRRPPRDWATEEAEAGAEEQAGADTFAANCVSWSTGAAPAPYPSRQLPPGSEDTVSLLSTGTLVPESIYLPPPGHHLLHDEEWNEIQQEMKEYQVSLHQTRERIERETALRKNLEEALRQSTEDCSREVSLLMEKLDSSAKEIQKIKEMFTEAQEQTQKQMAELSETHKDLYFRNQQLQTENQTLKGQPGIHAQAGDSRPTPSPQVTMASPAPGRRHEEDIGCQLMPKPEGESSQGESSELLTRFVDKMVEVETLQALCNQQRQQLQAASKEEADLTLKLREERGKGQRLQVELDTSEQVQRDFVKLSQALQVRLEQIRQADSMEMIQGILDSTTKLKDASQLRGAWDQGS; encoded by the exons ATGAACCCCGGGGACATGGAGGGCTGCGGCGGCGGAGGAAGCAGCGGCGGCGACTCTGCGGCCGGGGAAGGCG GAGATCCCACGGGATGCAGCATGGAAGCCTTGCGGGCGCAGCTGTCCGAGGCCCTGGCGGAGATCGAGAACATCAAGGCCATAGCCACCGTGTCGGAAAGCACCAAGCAGGAGGCCATCGACCGGGTGAAGCAGCACTGCCAGgaggaggtggcctccctgcaggccATCGTGAAGG ACTCGATCAGCAACTATGAGGCCCAGCTGAAAAACATGGAGAAAGAGCGCTCACAATGGAGGCAGTACCAGGATTCCAGAGAGCGGGAGATTGCTCAGCTCCGGAGGCATTTTTCGGGAAATATCCCACAGGACAGTCTGGAGAATGACATGAGGAAG GCTCAGGAGGATGCTGAGAGACTCCGGTCGATTGTAATGCCCATGGAGCAGGAGATTGCCGCCTTAAAGCAGAAGCTGGCAAAGGCAGAGGGACAG CTCTGTGCCGAATCTCTACATGGACCGTTTGCCCAGCACTGTGAGGAGGATCTACTGTGGAGGGAGGAGCCCTCAGCCCCTCGCAGGAGACCCCCAAGGGACTGGGCGACCGAGGAGGCCGAGGCGGGCGCCGAGGAGCAGGCCGGAGCGGACACGTTCGCTGCCAATTGTGTGAGCTGGTCGACAGGTGCAGCGCCGGCCCCCTACCCCTCACGCCAGCTGCCCCCCGGGAGTGAGGACACCGTCTCCCTCCTCTCGACTGGCACCCTGGTGCCCGAGTCCATCTACCTGCCACCTCCGGGGCACCACCTGCTGCACGACGAGGAGTGGAACGAGATCCAGCAGGAG ATGAAGGAGTACCAGGTGTCATTGCATCAGACACGGgagcggatagagagagagacggcacTGAGAAAAAACCTGGAGGAAGCATTGAGACAGAGCACGGAGGACTGTAGTCGTGAG GTGTCGTTATTGATGGAGAAGTTGGATTCCTCAGCGAAGGAGATTCAGAAAATCAAGGAAATGTTTACAGAGGCCCAGGAGcagacacagaaacagatg GCGGAGTTGAGTGAGACACACAAGGACCTCTACTTCCGGAATCAACAGTTACAGACGGAGAACCAGACATTGAAAGGGCAGCCCGGTATCCACGCACAGGCTGGAGACTCCCGGCCAACCCCCTCACCTCAG GTAACGATGGCATCTCCAGCGCCAGGCAGGAGGCATGAAGAAGACATTG GTTGCCAACTGATGCCAAAGCCCGAAGGAGAAAGCTCACAGGGCGAGAGCAGTGAG TTGTTGACCAGATTCGTGGATAAGATGGTGGAGGTGGAGACACTACAGGCGCTGTGTAACCAGCAGAGACAGCAGTTACAGGCTGCAAGTAAGGAGGAG GCGGACTTGACCCTCAAGCTGAGGGAGGAAAGGGGCAAAGGTCAGAGGTTGCAGGTGGAGCTGGACACCAGTGAGCAGGTCCAACGAGACTTCGTCAAGTTGTCCCAGGCACTGCAG GTCCGGCTGGAGCAGATCAGGCAGGCAGACTCGATGGAAATGATCCAAGGTATACTGGACTCCACAACCAAGCTCAAGGACGCCAGCCAACTCAGAGGCGCCTGGGACCAGGGGTCGTGa
- the LOC137361986 gene encoding rab GTPase-binding effector protein 2-like isoform X2: MEALRAQLSEALAEIENIKAIATVSESTKQEAIDRVKQHCQEEVASLQAIVKDSISNYEAQLKNMEKERSQWRQYQDSREREIAQLRRHFSGNIPQDSLENDMRKAQEDAERLRSIVMPMEQEIAALKQKLAKAEGQLCAESLHGPFAQHCEEDLLWREEPSAPRRRPPRDWATEEAEAGAEEQAGADTFAANCVSWSTGAAPAPYPSRQLPPGSEDTVSLLSTGTLVPESIYLPPPGHHLLHDEEWNEIQQEMKEYQVSLHQTRERIERETALRKNLEEALRQSTEDCSREVSLLMEKLDSSAKEIQKIKEMFTEAQEQTQKQMAELSETHKDLYFRNQQLQTENQTLKGQPGIHAQAGDSRPTPSPQVTMASPAPGRRHEEDIGCQLMPKPEGESSQGESSELLTRFVDKMVEVETLQALCNQQRQQLQAASKEEADLTLKLREERGKGQRLQVELDTSEQVQRDFVKLSQALQVRLEQIRQADSMEMIQGILDSTTKLKDASQLRGAWDQGS; this comes from the exons ATGGAAGCCTTGCGGGCGCAGCTGTCCGAGGCCCTGGCGGAGATCGAGAACATCAAGGCCATAGCCACCGTGTCGGAAAGCACCAAGCAGGAGGCCATCGACCGGGTGAAGCAGCACTGCCAGgaggaggtggcctccctgcaggccATCGTGAAGG ACTCGATCAGCAACTATGAGGCCCAGCTGAAAAACATGGAGAAAGAGCGCTCACAATGGAGGCAGTACCAGGATTCCAGAGAGCGGGAGATTGCTCAGCTCCGGAGGCATTTTTCGGGAAATATCCCACAGGACAGTCTGGAGAATGACATGAGGAAG GCTCAGGAGGATGCTGAGAGACTCCGGTCGATTGTAATGCCCATGGAGCAGGAGATTGCCGCCTTAAAGCAGAAGCTGGCAAAGGCAGAGGGACAG CTCTGTGCCGAATCTCTACATGGACCGTTTGCCCAGCACTGTGAGGAGGATCTACTGTGGAGGGAGGAGCCCTCAGCCCCTCGCAGGAGACCCCCAAGGGACTGGGCGACCGAGGAGGCCGAGGCGGGCGCCGAGGAGCAGGCCGGAGCGGACACGTTCGCTGCCAATTGTGTGAGCTGGTCGACAGGTGCAGCGCCGGCCCCCTACCCCTCACGCCAGCTGCCCCCCGGGAGTGAGGACACCGTCTCCCTCCTCTCGACTGGCACCCTGGTGCCCGAGTCCATCTACCTGCCACCTCCGGGGCACCACCTGCTGCACGACGAGGAGTGGAACGAGATCCAGCAGGAG ATGAAGGAGTACCAGGTGTCATTGCATCAGACACGGgagcggatagagagagagacggcacTGAGAAAAAACCTGGAGGAAGCATTGAGACAGAGCACGGAGGACTGTAGTCGTGAG GTGTCGTTATTGATGGAGAAGTTGGATTCCTCAGCGAAGGAGATTCAGAAAATCAAGGAAATGTTTACAGAGGCCCAGGAGcagacacagaaacagatg GCGGAGTTGAGTGAGACACACAAGGACCTCTACTTCCGGAATCAACAGTTACAGACGGAGAACCAGACATTGAAAGGGCAGCCCGGTATCCACGCACAGGCTGGAGACTCCCGGCCAACCCCCTCACCTCAG GTAACGATGGCATCTCCAGCGCCAGGCAGGAGGCATGAAGAAGACATTG GTTGCCAACTGATGCCAAAGCCCGAAGGAGAAAGCTCACAGGGCGAGAGCAGTGAG TTGTTGACCAGATTCGTGGATAAGATGGTGGAGGTGGAGACACTACAGGCGCTGTGTAACCAGCAGAGACAGCAGTTACAGGCTGCAAGTAAGGAGGAG GCGGACTTGACCCTCAAGCTGAGGGAGGAAAGGGGCAAAGGTCAGAGGTTGCAGGTGGAGCTGGACACCAGTGAGCAGGTCCAACGAGACTTCGTCAAGTTGTCCCAGGCACTGCAG GTCCGGCTGGAGCAGATCAGGCAGGCAGACTCGATGGAAATGATCCAAGGTATACTGGACTCCACAACCAAGCTCAAGGACGCCAGCCAACTCAGAGGCGCCTGGGACCAGGGGTCGTGa